The Euphorbia lathyris chromosome 8, ddEupLath1.1, whole genome shotgun sequence genome has a window encoding:
- the LOC136201904 gene encoding dehydrodolichyl diphosphate synthase 6-like, producing MFQAQSDRTSKVQYGSLYTFLRACVFRILSKGPIPNHLAFIMDGNRRYAKKMNLSPGEGYRAGSSALMNMLKYCWELGIKYITIYAFSIDNLKRSPEEVKLIMDLMMEKLEGFSKEDILVNEYGIRVYVIGNLKLLSEGVRVAAEKAMKATAKNSRFVLLICVAYTSCDEIRYAVEECCREKVECEEFKCGIKPLDVEKHMHMKVGPDPDVVIRTSGETRLSNFLLWQTSYSVLYSPVALWPEIGMWELVSTVLQFQRHHSYLEKKKKLL from the exons ATGTTTCAAGCACAAAGTGATAGGACAAGCAAAGTACAATATGGGAGTCTATACACTTTCTTAAGAGCATGTGTGTTTCGCATATTATCCAAAGGTCCGATTCCAAATCATCTCGCCTTCATAATGGACGGAAATAGAAGGTATGCGAAGAAGATGAATTTATCTCCCGGTGAAGGCTACAGAGCCGGCTCTTCAGCTCTTATGAACATGCTCAAATATTGTTGGGAACTCGGCATAAAGTACATAACGATTTATGCCTTTAGCATTGATAATTTGAAAAGATCGCCCGAAGAGGTTAAGCTTATAATGGATTTGATGATGGAGAAGTTGGAAGGGTTTAGCAAGGAAGACATATTAGTGAACGAATATGGTATTAGAGTGTATGTAATTGGTAATTTGAAACTACTAAGTGAAGGGGTTCGAGTTGCAGCTGAAAAGGCTATGAAAGCTACTGCCAAGAATAGTAGATTTGTGCTTCTCATTTGTGTTGCATATACTTCTTGCGATGAGATAAG ATATGCCGTTGAAGAATGTTGCAGAGAAAAAGTAGAGTGTGAAGAATTCAAGTGTGGAATTAAGCCATTAGATGTAGAGAAACATATGCATATGAAGGTAGGGCCCGATCCTGATGTGGTGATTCGGACATCCGGTGAGACAAGACTCAGCAATTTTTTGCTTTGGCAAACGAGTTATAGTGTGTTGTATTCTCCGGTTGCGCTTTGGCCGGAGATTGGTATGTGGGAATTGGTGTCTACTGTTTTACAATTCCAACGACATCACTCTTACTTGGAGAAGAAAAAGAAGCTTTTATGA